A genomic region of Clostridia bacterium contains the following coding sequences:
- the thrC gene encoding threonine synthase — MRYTSTRNSKVSVLSYQAILDGISADGGLYVPETLPQFDQAQLKNLMDLDYQGKAVFILKAFLPEFSEDELNDCVSKSIERFEDKIVAPIVKLDDSVYILELWHGPTFAFKDVALTLLPNLLKLSKQKAQVKDNILILTATSGDTGKAALEGFKNIDGIKIAVLYPTDNVSKHQKLQMMIQDGNNVLALGIKGNFDDAQTSVKKIFCDEQAVAEFKKYGYILSSANSINWGRLLPQIIYYFSTYLDLCEIGEIKLGEKINFTVPSGNFGNILAGFYAKKMGLPINKLICASNSNNVLTDFLTQGRYDCRRELEKTISPSMDILISSNTERLIYELSNRNDEIVKARMQQLKTGGEYSLTESELQEIKSTFFADYANDIQTKETLNNVYLEKDYLMDPHTAVAMTVYNSYLLSEEDPTKTVIISTANPYKFAPDVLDALEYSVPNDDLKAIKKLNSKTGFYIPEDVIKAFEKPILHKKVVEKDEIMNELVDFINKDN, encoded by the coding sequence ATGCGCTATACCAGTACAAGGAACAGCAAAGTTTCTGTTCTATCTTATCAAGCAATTTTAGACGGAATAAGTGCTGACGGCGGTCTTTATGTACCTGAAACGCTGCCGCAATTTGACCAAGCCCAATTAAAAAATTTAATGGATTTGGACTATCAGGGTAAAGCAGTTTTTATTTTAAAAGCATTTTTACCTGAATTTTCTGAAGATGAATTAAATGATTGCGTCTCAAAATCCATAGAAAGATTTGAAGATAAAATTGTTGCGCCTATTGTTAAGCTTGATGATAGCGTATATATACTTGAATTATGGCATGGACCGACATTTGCCTTTAAAGATGTTGCTTTGACGCTTTTGCCCAACCTGTTAAAGTTATCCAAACAAAAAGCTCAAGTAAAAGACAACATTTTAATTCTTACTGCGACAAGCGGAGATACAGGCAAAGCCGCATTAGAAGGTTTTAAAAATATAGACGGTATCAAAATTGCAGTCTTATACCCTACAGACAATGTTTCCAAGCACCAAAAGCTGCAGATGATGATTCAAGACGGCAACAACGTGCTTGCTTTGGGAATCAAGGGCAATTTTGATGACGCTCAAACTTCAGTAAAAAAGATATTCTGCGATGAACAGGCTGTTGCAGAGTTTAAAAAGTATGGTTACATACTCTCATCAGCCAATTCTATAAACTGGGGCAGATTACTGCCTCAGATAATTTATTATTTTTCGACATATCTTGATTTGTGTGAAATAGGCGAGATAAAGTTGGGCGAGAAGATTAATTTTACCGTTCCAAGCGGAAATTTTGGAAATATCTTAGCCGGATTTTACGCGAAAAAAATGGGATTGCCTATAAACAAGTTAATCTGCGCAAGCAATTCTAACAATGTGCTTACCGACTTTTTGACTCAAGGTAGATATGATTGCCGCAGAGAACTTGAAAAAACTATTTCGCCCTCAATGGATATCTTGATAAGCTCAAACACCGAAAGACTTATTTATGAATTATCCAATAGAAATGACGAAATTGTTAAAGCTAGAATGCAACAACTAAAAACCGGCGGTGAATACTCTTTGACTGAAAGCGAACTTCAGGAAATTAAAAGTACTTTTTTTGCGGATTATGCTAATGATATTCAAACAAAAGAAACACTTAATAATGTATATTTGGAAAAAGATTATCTTATGGACCCGCATACAGCAGTGGCTATGACCGTATATAATAGTTATCTTCTTTCTGAAGAAGATCCCACCAAAACGGTTATAATCTCCACAGCCAATCCGTATAAATTTGCTCCTGATGTGCTTGATGCACTAGAATATTCGGTACCTAATGACGACTTAAA